From Algoriphagus sp. NG3, the proteins below share one genomic window:
- a CDS encoding cupin domain-containing protein: MSQTFWLFGTYLNILADEHQTNSAYDLIEGQFPAAMETPLHMHTKYAEQIYVLEGEFTVYLNKEKITLCPGEHLFIPPNTPHVVEASSKKVNRAITIASPSGFAKLIRSVGIPGEDAYQPPGTPNDMGLFIELSKETGDVILGSPGARP, encoded by the coding sequence ATGTCTCAAACATTTTGGTTATTTGGCACTTACCTCAACATTCTTGCAGATGAGCATCAAACAAATTCAGCATATGATCTGATTGAAGGTCAGTTTCCTGCAGCGATGGAAACTCCTTTGCATATGCATACGAAATATGCAGAACAGATTTATGTATTGGAAGGGGAATTTACCGTCTATTTAAACAAAGAGAAAATTACCCTTTGCCCTGGAGAGCATCTTTTTATCCCCCCCAACACACCTCACGTGGTAGAGGCCTCCAGCAAAAAAGTAAATCGTGCAATTACCATTGCCTCTCCTAGTGGATTTGCAAAGTTGATCCGAAGTGTGGGTATTCCTGGTGAAGATGCCTACCAGCCACCAGGTACACCGAACGACATGGGATTATTTATAGAGCTTTCTAAAGAAACCGGCGATGTAATCTTGGGTTCTCCTGGGGCTAGGCCTTAG
- a CDS encoding histidine kinase dimerization/phosphoacceptor domain -containing protein: MSHFQRIFLILCLLLTPYTLHSREVSQNEAEDLYRLLAQSKMDSSRVKLYLQLGNYYIERPGSFQSDMDSAFAYANQAKELSRTLGFTKGIAGSQKVFAHVFLGSKRIGDLRALLEKMKPDKNKADVLQWTGRYYLQKPYELDVDLDSADYYAQSALNLQVQLNDSLGYTRSLIMLAHINNERGDFLKKKQYQKEATLAIEKVKDLSTQAGLWFVLGSSYTRSEEPVTDRIIHYRKALALYRQLGNREREAFILRWIADMHQYQGDYAQSLRELLEVLRIQKSIGLKNLHYTYELLGQVYSRMGNYELALPYGLDAIRSARTSGDTLNLDKFYSLMGQIYMDLNQHEKALEMHRTVLTKLSREPDNVRSQFRFINIRKMSQSLIALKRPQEALTLIENFLETNPPNMLLEEIVAALSLGKAFMGLQDYTEAEKHLKGGLAKASGAKGNAGWTNFYDINDEIMLFHANLTALYLATGQLQKAAFHLNQHFQMLNKQPDLIKLSNLHLQAFKLDSMQDNLSSAIAHYQQYKALQDSVFNERKSNQIIAYQVQYETEKKEQDLQLKEQSIKTLIQEKQLQQEKINKALLLRNGIIGGAILLLLFLAVIYNRYRLKQQSNRLLKDQQNKLQEQHEELQSQQVSLKKQQQQIQEKNQELELHLDEKDRLLKEIHHRVKNNLQIVMSLLNSQVASLQDKAALTAIQDSLNRVQAMALIHQKLYQADGVARILMKAYVKELVAYLQDSYDLSFKDNFKLLIGQIELDVNIAIPLGLIINEAITNAFKYAFPGKNSGTILISLLQKSDKIYELTIEDDGVGYPKSFNPSQSRSLGMTLIHGFSAQLGGELSIQGSDGVKISLVFSDEKLSSIHNKAEYVF; encoded by the coding sequence ATGAGCCATTTTCAACGAATCTTTTTGATTCTATGTTTATTGCTAACCCCCTATACACTGCATTCCCGAGAAGTTTCACAAAATGAAGCTGAAGACCTGTATCGGCTACTTGCACAAAGCAAGATGGATAGCAGCAGGGTTAAGCTCTACCTGCAGTTGGGAAATTACTATATTGAAAGGCCCGGGTCATTTCAATCAGATATGGATTCTGCCTTTGCCTATGCTAACCAAGCAAAAGAATTAAGCCGTACCCTTGGTTTTACAAAGGGAATTGCAGGTAGTCAAAAGGTATTTGCCCATGTCTTCCTAGGAAGCAAAAGAATAGGAGATTTACGGGCGTTACTTGAAAAGATGAAGCCTGATAAGAATAAGGCAGATGTACTACAATGGACTGGACGCTACTACCTTCAAAAACCCTATGAATTGGATGTAGATTTGGATTCGGCAGACTATTATGCCCAAAGCGCACTTAACCTGCAGGTACAGCTTAACGATAGTCTTGGCTATACTAGAAGCTTAATTATGCTGGCTCACATTAACAATGAGCGGGGTGATTTTCTTAAGAAAAAGCAGTATCAGAAAGAAGCAACACTGGCTATTGAAAAGGTAAAAGACCTTAGCACACAAGCAGGTTTGTGGTTTGTTTTGGGGAGTAGCTATACAAGGTCTGAAGAACCCGTAACAGATAGGATAATCCACTACAGAAAGGCACTGGCTCTATACAGGCAGCTCGGCAATAGGGAAAGAGAAGCATTTATACTTAGATGGATTGCCGATATGCATCAATATCAAGGAGACTATGCCCAATCCTTAAGAGAACTGCTGGAAGTCCTTCGCATTCAAAAATCAATCGGTTTAAAGAACTTGCATTACACCTATGAACTGTTAGGCCAGGTATATTCCCGGATGGGTAATTACGAACTGGCTCTGCCTTATGGGCTTGATGCTATACGAAGCGCCAGGACAAGTGGTGACACATTAAATTTGGATAAGTTCTACAGCCTTATGGGTCAAATATACATGGATTTGAACCAGCACGAAAAAGCGTTAGAGATGCACAGAACAGTTTTGACCAAACTGTCAAGAGAACCCGATAATGTGAGATCCCAGTTTCGGTTCATCAACATTAGAAAAATGAGCCAGTCATTGATTGCATTAAAACGACCGCAGGAAGCTTTAACGCTCATAGAGAATTTTTTAGAAACTAATCCCCCCAACATGTTGCTTGAAGAGATAGTAGCGGCTCTGAGCCTGGGAAAGGCGTTTATGGGATTACAGGATTATACAGAAGCAGAAAAGCATTTAAAAGGGGGGTTGGCGAAAGCAAGTGGTGCAAAAGGTAATGCAGGGTGGACTAATTTCTATGATATAAATGATGAAATTATGCTCTTTCACGCTAACCTAACGGCTTTATATTTAGCTACCGGACAGCTCCAGAAAGCAGCCTTCCACTTGAATCAACACTTCCAGATGCTTAATAAGCAGCCTGATCTTATTAAATTAAGTAATCTGCATTTGCAAGCTTTTAAGCTGGATTCCATGCAAGACAATCTCTCTTCGGCTATTGCGCACTATCAGCAATACAAAGCCCTTCAGGATTCGGTGTTCAATGAGCGCAAAAGCAATCAGATCATTGCCTACCAGGTACAGTATGAAACCGAAAAGAAAGAGCAGGATTTACAACTTAAAGAGCAAAGTATTAAAACCTTAATACAGGAAAAGCAACTTCAGCAAGAGAAAATAAATAAAGCGTTGCTCCTCCGAAATGGAATTATCGGGGGAGCCATTCTGCTCCTGTTATTTCTAGCAGTAATTTATAATCGTTACCGGCTTAAACAACAAAGCAATAGGCTGCTAAAAGACCAACAAAACAAATTACAAGAGCAACATGAAGAACTTCAATCCCAGCAGGTTTCTCTAAAGAAGCAACAGCAACAAATTCAGGAGAAGAATCAGGAACTGGAATTGCACTTAGATGAGAAAGATCGATTGCTCAAGGAAATCCATCACCGGGTGAAAAACAATTTGCAGATCGTCATGAGTTTGCTTAATTCCCAGGTAGCTTCCCTGCAGGATAAAGCAGCATTGACTGCCATCCAAGATAGCCTGAACCGGGTTCAGGCTATGGCGCTCATCCATCAGAAGCTATATCAGGCAGATGGAGTAGCCCGTATCCTAATGAAGGCCTACGTAAAAGAATTGGTGGCTTACCTTCAAGACTCGTATGATCTTTCTTTTAAAGATAATTTCAAACTGTTAATCGGACAAATAGAGCTGGATGTTAATATCGCTATCCCTTTAGGTTTAATTATCAATGAAGCAATAACGAATGCATTTAAGTATGCTTTCCCGGGGAAAAACTCCGGTACTATACTTATAAGTCTGCTGCAAAAATCTGATAAAATCTATGAGTTAACAATTGAAGATGACGGGGTGGGTTACCCTAAATCATTTAACCCTTCACAAAGCCGTTCTTTGGGTATGACACTGATTCATGGTTTTAGCGCACAACTTGGAGGAGAATTATCTATACAAGGTAGCGATGGAGTAAAAATATCACTTGTATTTTCTGACGAGAAATTAAGTTCAATTCATAATAAGGCAGAATATGTCTTTTAA
- a CDS encoding histidine kinase dimerization/phosphoacceptor domain -containing protein: protein MIPRPPIMFAFLLILLVFLTDFRVRAQTFHPWLSSAAADSVHRLLQQSKPDTNRVNWLLQLGEDFVNKSQSHLIPGDLDSADRYYGEALALSQSLHFKQGQIRSGYLSGILASHQDNFSQGVSLVKQALALSRDLGSLPLEAEGWYYLGEAYERSPEGLPERIRCYKQARKRYRQLGNQEKEAYLLKCIADMHLLQGEYVQGYSELLEALSLYRSIGYRKLHYTYDLLGVANHYLGNYQEAIRYGLASVESARATKDTAGISLFYRRIGLLHEELNQWEEGLHFLRKALANRLQEKDQVEIVLIARLMVSNMLAQGKAREAFDFFTKIVKEHPPTNKDSNLEMAIALAECHLALKQYPLAEKYYLQMMDIEKMIRENDWRKIENYRRIGNFYLITGQYGTARHYLDEALRLNTLKGSMQYAVDIHLLLFRADSIQGHYQEAIVHYQRYKSLNDSIFNEKQSRQIANLQIQYKTREKEQNIALLTQQNEIQQAHLKQKDFQQQVIIGGAAMLLLLLGVIYNRYRLKQQSNSLLENQQKELQTQHRELHTQQVRLQDQQYLIQDKNQTLERLVVEKERLLKEIHHRVKNNLQIVMSLLNSQVASLQDKAALSAIQDSQNRVQAMALIHQKLYQTEGVARIPMKAYIEELVAYLRDSYALSRKVKFKLFIGQIELDVNMAVPLGLIINEAITNVFKYAFPGENSGSVLISLTQKSNSSYELTIEDDGIGFPEAFDPYQSRSLGMTLIQGFSAQLVGELAIESNQGIKISLIFKEEKISQNHNLAGYAN, encoded by the coding sequence ATGATTCCACGCCCCCCGATAATGTTCGCCTTCCTGCTGATTTTGTTGGTCTTCCTCACCGATTTCCGGGTCAGGGCTCAAACTTTTCATCCCTGGCTATCATCGGCCGCCGCTGATAGTGTACATAGACTGCTCCAGCAGAGTAAGCCCGACACAAACCGGGTAAACTGGCTGCTGCAACTGGGGGAAGATTTTGTAAATAAAAGCCAGTCTCATCTCATTCCAGGTGATCTGGATAGCGCCGACCGCTATTACGGGGAAGCCCTAGCCCTGAGCCAGTCACTGCACTTCAAGCAGGGGCAGATCCGCAGCGGGTACTTATCGGGCATACTCGCTTCCCATCAGGACAACTTTTCACAGGGCGTTTCGCTGGTTAAGCAAGCCCTGGCCCTGAGCCGTGACTTGGGCAGCCTGCCTCTGGAAGCAGAGGGGTGGTACTATCTGGGAGAAGCCTATGAACGTTCGCCGGAAGGCTTACCCGAAAGAATCCGCTGCTACAAACAAGCGAGGAAACGATATCGGCAACTTGGAAATCAGGAGAAAGAAGCGTATCTGCTCAAATGCATTGCCGATATGCACCTCCTACAGGGGGAATACGTGCAGGGGTACAGTGAGCTGCTGGAGGCACTCTCCCTGTACCGCTCGATTGGCTACCGTAAGCTCCATTACACATATGACCTGCTGGGGGTTGCAAATCACTACCTAGGTAACTACCAGGAAGCGATCCGGTACGGCCTGGCCAGTGTCGAAAGTGCCCGGGCCACTAAAGATACGGCAGGCATCAGTCTCTTTTACCGGCGGATCGGGCTGCTGCACGAAGAACTCAACCAGTGGGAAGAGGGACTGCACTTTTTACGCAAGGCACTGGCCAATCGCCTGCAGGAAAAAGACCAAGTAGAGATCGTGCTCATCGCCCGGCTAATGGTCTCTAACATGCTGGCGCAGGGAAAAGCCAGGGAAGCCTTCGATTTTTTCACAAAAATTGTAAAAGAACATCCCCCTACCAACAAGGACTCAAATTTGGAGATGGCTATTGCCCTGGCCGAGTGTCACCTGGCGCTGAAGCAATACCCGCTGGCGGAAAAATACTACCTGCAAATGATGGACATTGAAAAAATGATTCGTGAAAACGATTGGCGTAAAATAGAAAACTATCGGCGGATTGGAAATTTCTACCTCATCACCGGGCAATATGGCACCGCGCGCCATTACTTGGACGAGGCTCTCCGCCTCAATACCTTGAAAGGCTCAATGCAATATGCGGTGGACATTCATTTGCTGCTATTCAGAGCAGACTCCATACAGGGTCACTACCAGGAGGCCATTGTCCACTACCAGCGTTATAAATCACTTAATGACTCAATCTTCAACGAAAAGCAAAGCAGACAAATCGCCAATCTGCAAATCCAATACAAAACCAGGGAAAAGGAGCAAAACATTGCCCTACTGACCCAACAGAACGAGATTCAGCAGGCACATCTGAAACAAAAAGATTTTCAGCAGCAAGTAATTATCGGCGGAGCAGCCATGCTACTTCTGCTGCTGGGCGTCATTTACAACCGATACCGGTTAAAACAGCAAAGCAATAGCCTTTTAGAAAACCAGCAAAAGGAATTGCAGACTCAACATAGAGAACTACATACCCAGCAGGTCAGGCTACAGGACCAACAGTACCTGATTCAAGATAAGAATCAGACATTAGAGCGATTAGTAGTAGAGAAAGAACGATTGCTCAAAGAGATCCACCACAGGGTGAAAAACAATTTGCAGATCGTGATGAGCCTACTCAATTCCCAAGTAGCTTCCCTGCAAGATAAAGCTGCGCTATCTGCCATACAGGATAGCCAAAATAGAGTGCAGGCTATGGCCCTGATTCATCAGAAACTGTATCAGACAGAAGGTGTGGCACGTATTCCGATGAAAGCCTACATTGAAGAATTAGTGGCCTACCTTCGAGATTCCTACGCTCTCTCGCGGAAGGTTAAATTCAAACTGTTCATCGGACAAATAGAACTGGATGTGAATATGGCCGTTCCTTTAGGGTTAATTATCAATGAAGCGATTACTAATGTATTCAAGTATGCTTTCCCTGGAGAAAACTCAGGATCTGTACTTATAAGTCTGACACAAAAATCCAATTCAAGCTATGAATTAACAATTGAAGATGACGGTATAGGTTTTCCCGAAGCGTTTGATCCTTACCAAAGCCGTTCTTTGGGTATGACGCTGATTCAAGGTTTTAGCGCACAACTAGTCGGAGAATTAGCTATAGAGAGTAATCAGGGGATAAAAATATCCCTGATATTTAAAGAGGAAAAAATAAGCCAAAATCATAATTTAGCAGGTTATGCCAATTAA
- a CDS encoding sigma 54-interacting transcriptional regulator: MPINTTNQIMPSQKTILIVEDEFAVANDLRQILEKAGYRVSGIAFTVAKAIEIKNQQKPDLVLLDILLKGEQTGIDLARILGEENIPFIYVSANTNSSILEEVKTTQPYGFIVKPFREKDVLIALEIAHYRHAHRIEVRVRKEQALQIALTDAFSGNEPWEDRLLKVTSLFQKHIPFDYFIIGFEKNHLVDAYRSCSFFRIGKEEYQTIWIENFLQMTGLTLKKYQEIQEQIPEMTEAIYNGAAFEELCRRNPIKQLISKTFNMESNLIIPLKTATNGTFFLSFFSRQPSTYLKEHLYILERLRPSLALTVDRLMAFDQIKKLSEQLDQENKYLLEEVKTGANFEEMIGESSALVNVFKSISQVAPTDYTVLILGETGTGKELIARAVHNRSFRKGKALIKVNCAALPPQLIESELFGHEKGSFTGATEKRIGKFELAHGGTIFLDEIGELPIELQPKLLRVLQEREIERVGGKGPIPVDVRIIAATNRNLQDEIAAGRFRSDLYYRLNVFPVKLPPLRERNEDLMPLAMHFMKKISKKLGKSLTGISESSKLQMLSYHWPGNIRELEHLLERAAIMATSPIISLVEPLLSEPSSDHELTTSENSSMPIVKPQIKAEKDNILKALNIANFRIRGKGGAAELLDIKPTTLEAKMARLGIYRNR, from the coding sequence ATGCCAATTAATACCACCAACCAGATAATGCCCTCCCAAAAAACCATCTTGATCGTGGAAGATGAATTCGCTGTTGCCAATGATCTACGGCAGATTCTCGAAAAAGCCGGCTATCGGGTAAGTGGCATTGCCTTTACGGTAGCTAAGGCCATTGAAATCAAAAATCAGCAGAAGCCAGATTTGGTGTTACTAGATATTCTCCTTAAAGGAGAACAAACAGGCATTGACCTTGCCAGGATATTGGGAGAAGAGAATATTCCGTTTATCTATGTGTCGGCAAATACTAATTCAAGTATTCTTGAAGAGGTGAAAACCACCCAACCGTATGGATTTATTGTAAAGCCTTTCCGTGAAAAAGACGTACTGATAGCCCTGGAAATTGCCCATTATCGCCATGCTCATCGAATTGAAGTACGTGTAAGGAAAGAGCAAGCGCTGCAGATTGCCTTAACTGATGCATTCTCTGGAAATGAACCTTGGGAGGATCGCCTGCTGAAAGTAACCAGTCTTTTCCAAAAGCATATTCCATTTGATTATTTCATTATAGGTTTTGAAAAAAACCACTTAGTTGATGCCTACCGTTCTTGTAGTTTCTTTCGTATAGGAAAAGAAGAGTACCAGACTATCTGGATAGAAAACTTCCTTCAGATGACTGGACTTACCTTAAAAAAGTATCAGGAAATCCAGGAACAGATACCTGAAATGACAGAAGCTATCTATAATGGGGCAGCATTTGAAGAACTCTGTCGGAGAAACCCAATCAAACAATTGATCTCCAAGACTTTTAATATGGAGTCTAACTTGATCATCCCCCTTAAAACAGCAACAAACGGTACTTTCTTCCTCTCCTTTTTCAGCCGCCAGCCTTCTACCTACCTGAAAGAACACCTCTATATTCTGGAACGTTTAAGACCTTCTCTGGCCTTGACAGTAGACCGCCTGATGGCCTTTGACCAAATTAAGAAACTCAGTGAGCAATTAGATCAGGAAAACAAATATCTGCTGGAAGAAGTGAAAACAGGAGCCAATTTTGAAGAAATGATCGGAGAAAGCTCTGCATTGGTGAATGTGTTTAAAAGTATCAGTCAAGTAGCCCCTACAGATTATACAGTGCTGATTCTGGGAGAAACCGGTACAGGTAAGGAACTTATTGCCAGAGCTGTGCATAACCGCTCTTTCCGCAAAGGCAAAGCGTTGATTAAAGTAAATTGTGCAGCCTTACCCCCCCAGCTTATTGAAAGCGAATTATTCGGTCATGAGAAAGGCAGCTTTACCGGTGCCACTGAAAAACGTATTGGAAAGTTTGAACTGGCCCATGGAGGCACCATCTTTTTGGATGAAATTGGTGAATTACCTATTGAACTTCAGCCTAAATTGCTCAGAGTATTACAGGAAAGAGAAATTGAGCGAGTTGGAGGTAAAGGCCCGATTCCTGTGGATGTACGGATTATTGCTGCTACTAATCGAAACCTGCAAGATGAGATTGCTGCAGGTCGGTTCCGGTCTGATTTGTACTATCGTTTGAATGTATTCCCAGTCAAACTACCTCCTTTAAGGGAACGTAATGAAGACCTGATGCCACTAGCCATGCATTTCATGAAAAAGATCTCAAAGAAACTAGGGAAAAGTTTAACCGGGATTTCTGAATCTTCTAAACTCCAGATGCTTAGCTATCACTGGCCGGGAAACATACGCGAGCTGGAACACTTACTTGAGCGCGCGGCAATTATGGCTACCTCCCCAATAATTTCATTGGTAGAACCATTACTATCCGAGCCTTCGTCTGACCATGAATTGACTACAAGTGAGAACTCTTCTATGCCAATTGTAAAACCCCAAATTAAGGCTGAAAAAGATAATATTTTAAAGGCTTTAAACATAGCCAATTTCCGAATCCGCGGAAAAGGCGGAGCAGCTGAATTGCTGGATATAAAGCCAACTACCTTAGAGGCAAAGATGGCAAGGCTGGGCATTTACCGTAACCGCTAG